A genomic region of Deinococcus metalli contains the following coding sequences:
- a CDS encoding carbohydrate ABC transporter permease: protein MTAKPEVQAQPPATVLSRPTARAVSTLWKVIAFAALCAISAAILFPALWMLSTSLKVDTQVYANPPVWIPNPLRWANFSEAWKLAPFARYALNTTLYAAAVVFGTVLSSSLAAYGFAKLRFPGRNVLFSVLLATMMIPGMVTLIPQYILFSKLHWVGGYLPLVVPSFFAGAFFTFLLRQFFMSIPEELSEAARVDGAGELWIWWRVIMPLSTPALATVAIFTFEGAWDSYVGPLLYLNDERLYTLQIGLQFFRTATVVQWQYLMAAALMVMLPVVILFFVFQRHFVEGSSISGGLKG from the coding sequence ATGACCGCGAAGCCCGAGGTGCAGGCGCAGCCGCCCGCCACTGTTCTCAGCCGCCCCACCGCCCGGGCCGTGAGCACGCTCTGGAAGGTGATCGCCTTCGCCGCGCTGTGCGCGATCAGCGCCGCCATCCTGTTCCCGGCCCTGTGGATGCTCTCGACGTCCCTGAAGGTCGACACCCAGGTGTACGCCAACCCCCCGGTGTGGATTCCGAATCCGCTGCGCTGGGCGAACTTCTCGGAGGCGTGGAAGCTTGCGCCGTTCGCGCGCTACGCCCTGAACACCACGCTGTACGCGGCGGCGGTCGTCTTCGGCACCGTGCTGTCGTCGTCGCTGGCGGCCTACGGCTTCGCCAAACTGCGCTTTCCAGGACGGAATGTGCTGTTCAGCGTGCTGCTCGCCACCATGATGATCCCCGGAATGGTCACCCTGATTCCCCAGTACATCCTGTTCTCCAAGCTGCACTGGGTCGGCGGCTACCTGCCGCTGGTGGTGCCGAGCTTCTTCGCCGGGGCGTTCTTCACCTTCCTGTTGCGCCAGTTCTTCATGAGCATCCCCGAAGAGCTGTCCGAGGCCGCGCGCGTCGACGGCGCGGGCGAACTGTGGATCTGGTGGCGGGTCATCATGCCGCTCTCCACACCGGCGCTCGCCACGGTCGCGATCTTCACCTTCGAGGGCGCGTGGGACAGCTACGTGGGGCCGCTTCTGTACCTCAACGACGAGCGGCTGTACACCCTGCAGATCGGGCTGCAGTTCTTCCGGACGGCCACCGTGGTGCAGTGGCAGTACCTGATGGCGGCCGCGCTGATGGTGATGCTGCCCGTCGTGATCCTGTTCTTCGTGTTCCAGCGGCACTTCGTGGAGGGCTCGTCCATCTCTGGGGGCCTGAAGGGATGA